A single bacterium Unc6 DNA region contains:
- a CDS encoding four helix bundle protein, whose product MDERGYKKLIVWQKADELAYKVYVFTKDFPKEEIYGITSQLRRAALSVAVNIVEGYGRQGRKELKQFVNMALGSLAETEYLLDFSLRLGYLNHKNYEKLQDLRQEVGNLLWKFYLSL is encoded by the coding sequence ATGGATGAAAGAGGATACAAAAAGCTGATAGTGTGGCAAAAAGCGGATGAATTGGCATATAAAGTCTATGTTTTTACTAAGGATTTTCCTAAAGAAGAAATATACGGCATAACTTCGCAATTGAGAAGAGCGGCTTTATCTGTGGCGGTAAATATTGTAGAAGGATATGGAAGACAAGGAAGAAAAGAATTAAAACAATTTGTGAACATGGCCTTAGGCTCTTTAGCCGAGACAGAATATCTTTTAGATTTTTCTTTAAGATTAGGATATTTAAACCACAAAAACTATGAAAAACTTCAAGATTTACGCCAGGAGGTAGGAAACTTACTGTGGAAATTTTATCTTTCATTATAA